TAACGCGACCGGAAGCGCCACGCGTCCGTGCGTCGTGTCACCGACCGTATCCGTGTCCGGCGATCAACGCGGCGACGTTCGCGGCCACGAGCGATCCGAAAAGCAGGTATTCCGCCGTCGTTCCGAGCCCGCTGGCCAATAGCGCGAGCGAACAAAATGGCAACAGGACGGCCGACCAGAATGCCCCGGCTCTGAGTGGTTCCGGAACCGAGGGACTCCGGGCTGGTGGACCGCGCTCGTTCGTCGGTGTGGAGGGATTCATCGTACTCTCTGGGACGGTGTGGAGTCACTAATAACCGAACGAGGGTTCGGGCCGTTTCACCGGGCTTCACGATACGGCCGAACCGGGTCGGAACGTTTTATTACTTGACGTACGCCCCGAAGACGTTTTAAAACATGTTTTGTTGCGGTTTCAGGGGACCGGAGACACCGGTCAACCGAGGGTGGCTATCCGCACCTCGTGGGTGCCCGCCGGCGTGTCGATCGCGGCCGCCTCGTGTACCGCCGCCCGGACGCGCTCGCGCCACGACTCGACTGCGGCCTCGTGGCGAGCTCGGTGGCGCTCGGGCGTGTATGTCCGTTCCGGACTGGACCGGAGTTCGTCCTCGGTGTCGTCGGGCGAGGGAAACGCCGGTACGGTCCCGAGGAACCGTTCCGGCGGAACGTGTAACGGCTGTGGGTCCTCGTACTCGCTTTCGGCTCCGTCGAGATGGAGACGGGCCCGCATCCGACCGCTGAACGGCGGCGTCACGCGGAGGACGGCCCCTGCGTCGCGTCGCTCGTTCGCCTCGATGGCGGTCACGATGTCGTCGGTCGTCACCGCGAGTGCGCGGATGATCGTCGGGTCGTCTGACTCCACACCCGAATACGGGTCGCCGTCGGCATCAGCGTGTCGACATCGGACGACCGCGAGTCCGGCGGCCGATACCCGATCAGAGTCCGGGTTCGAACTCGATGAACCGCTCGCGCCACGACTCGGGGATCTCGCGCGGTTCGCCTCCGGCGACCGCGACGATCGTCCCGTCGGCGGTCGCCGCCGGGTCCCCGTCGTCACCGGCGAACACGCGCGATCGCATCCGAAAGCTCGTCTCGCCGACCTCGGTGACGCCACAGGCGACCCGGATCGTTCCGTCCTCGAGCGTCAGCGGGCGGGCGAACTCGACCGACTGGCTCGCGAGTACCATCTCCCGTTCCTCCCACGGGACGTCCAACACGCGGTCGAAGTACCGGAGCCTGGCCTGCTCGAGATACGTCGCGTACACCGCGTTGTTGACGTGCCCGAGGGTGTCGAGGTCGCGAAACCGGACCTGGAGTTCGGTCTCGAACGGAAGTTCCATGCCGAACCGTCGGCGAGCGCCTCAAAATCGGTTTCGTTTCGCACGCCGGCCACGTCGGCGATGCGTCTTCGAGGTCCGTCGTGACCGTGTCGTCGAAAATGCAGTGCCCGGGGAGGGCTCCGAACCCTCGATCTCCGCATGTCCCAGGAACGAGGCGCAGGCAGCGCCTCGGGACATCGCGGCTACCGCCTCGTACCCTATGAGTGCGGCGCTATGTCCAGCTAAGCCACCCGGGCTCGTATATCGATTGCTCGCTGTTTCCCTTCAACTTTCCTATCTCCCTCTGCTGATTCGGAATGTCACCGACCCGCACGATCACACCCTTTTATGCTGTGGTGCGGGCACACCACTGGTATGAGCGAACTGCCCGACCTGCTCTCGGAGACCATCGGCGACGCGGCGATCATCGACACCGTCGACGTCGGTGGCGGGGACGCCATCACCGTGACGCC
The genomic region above belongs to Natronomonas moolapensis 8.8.11 and contains:
- a CDS encoding acyl-CoA thioesterase; its protein translation is MELPFETELQVRFRDLDTLGHVNNAVYATYLEQARLRYFDRVLDVPWEEREMVLASQSVEFARPLTLEDGTIRVACGVTEVGETSFRMRSRVFAGDDGDPAATADGTIVAVAGGEPREIPESWRERFIEFEPGL